From the Pseudomonadota bacterium genome, the window GAACAGCCCCGAGGGGGCGACCGCCCCGACTCCCACAGTTATCGAGAACAAGCTGAACCCTGGGCCGTGGCTATGGGATTAAGGATCTGAACGAGGCCAAAGGCCCTGGCAAGACGATGGACTAAACTGGGTTGGTCCGATCCGGTAGCCATCAACTCAGACTCGGGCTCTTGATTGGCGGGCGCTATGACTGCGGCGGCGGGGGTAAGTATCTCTTGCTCGATGCGCCGCGCCTCTTCCTTAAGGGTGCCAGCAGTGCGTTGAGTTCGCCGTCCGCCGACGGCCCCTAGCGCGCCGACAAACGGTGATCAGTATGGTGACCAAAACGCCAACCCCTCTGTCCCTTGGCCTAAGGGAATTGTAATAACATATTGATTCAATTGGTGCCCGGGGCCGGACTCGAACCGGCACGGGGTCGCCCCCGAGGGATTTTAAGTCCCTTGCGTCTACCTGTTCCGCCACCCGGGCTGACACACCCCGTCCCGAGGACGGCGTCGGGTCTGTTGGAGGCTGGGGTCGGAATCGAACCGGCGTACACGGCTTTGCAGGCCGCTGCATGACCACTCTGCCACCCAGCCGAAGGGCCCACCAAGCAGGGGGCCGAAGCGAGGGGACGGTGAGGGGCCGTCCCAGAAGGACAAAACCCCTTTGCCCCCGCGATCGAACAAGAGGGCCCAGGGGTTTCGTGGCGCGCGAACTGGAGCGGGAAACGAGACTCGAACTCGCGACCCCAACCTTGGCAAGGTTGTGCTCTACCAACTGAGCTATTCCCGCCTTTAGCCCATTCTAGCTGGGAGCCGGGCTCTGTCAAGCCATGGCGCAGGGGCCAGGCCATCAGGACTGACGGCGGTGCCCGCGCAGCTCGGGCCACGCCACCCAGATATAGGCGCACATAGACCACAGGGTCAACGCCGCGGCCAGATACAGGAGCAGAAAACCGACCGTGTAGGTGGGCACGGCACCGATCGGATCGCGATAGAGCAGCATGATGATGGCGATCATCTGGGCTGTGGTCTTGACCTTGCCGAGCGATGACACCGCCACCTTGGCGCGCACGCCGAGCTCCGCCATCCGTTCGCGCAAGGCCGAGACGGTGATCTCGCGCCCGATGATGATCGCCGCGGGCAGCGCCATCCACACAGAGGGGTCCTGCTGGAGCAGGAGCACGAGCACGACGGCGACCATGAGCTTGTCCGCGACCGGGTCCAGGAACTGCCCCAGGGCCGAGGTCTGGCCCAGACGCCGGGCCAGATAACCATCCAGCCAGTCGGTCAGCGCGCCGAGCGCGAAGATCACGGCCGTGGCCAGATTCGCGGAGGGGAAGGGCAGGTAGAACACCAGCATGAAGATCGGGATGAGCGCGATGCGGACCACCGTCAGGGAATTTGGGATGTTCATGCGCTGGCGTGCAGTTCCCTGTGGATGCGGGCCGCAAGCTCCGTGCTGATCCCCGGCACCTGGCAGAGGTCCTCGACAGCGGCCCGCATCACGCCCTGTAGCCCCCCGAAGAAGTGCAAGAGCTCCTTGCGGCGCTTGTGGCCGACCCCATCGATGCGCTCGAGCGGGGAGATGCGCCGGTCGCGGGCACGGACTCGGCGGTGACCGGTGATGGCGAAGCGGTGCGCCTCGTCCCGGATCTGTTGGATGAGATGCAGGGCATCGGTATCGGAGCAGAGCGGAAGCACGCGCATCTGCGGACCTACGAACAGCGTCTCGAGACCCGGCTTGCGGGTCGGCCCCTTGGCGATGCCGATTACCGTGATGCTGTGGATGTCGAGCGCGTGCAGGACTTCCAGCGCCTGGGTCAGTTGGCCCCGACCCCCGTCGATCACGAGGACGTCGGGCGGCTCGCGTCCCTCGCGCAGCAAGCGCGTGTAGTGCCGCGTGAGGGCTTGGCGCAACGCGCCGTAATCGTCCCCGGGCGCGATCCCTTCGATGCCGAAATGCCGGTAGGCTGACTTCACCGGACCCTCCGCGCCGAACACCACGCACGAGGCCACGGCCGCTTCGCCCTGGGTGTGACTCACGTCGAAGCATTCGACGCGGGTGATCTCCGCCGTCTGGCCGAGCGCCAGTTGCAAGGCGGTCAGGCGCCGGCGCTGCGCGGAGCGGCTCGCGAGCCGCTGCGACAGGCAGAGTTCCGCGTTCTGTACCGCCATCTCCAGGAACCGTGCCCGCTCCCCGCGCACCCGCCAATGGATCGCCACCTTGCGGCCGGCCTGCGCCGACAGGACCTCGGCCAGGACGGCGCCGTTGGCGAGGGGGTGGCTGACGAGGACCTCCGGAGGGACGCTGCGCTCGGCGTACTGCGCCAGGTAGAACTGCGGCAGGAAGGCGCCCAGCACGGCGGTGGCACGGGACTCCCCGGCATGGTCGGGGAAATAGGCGCGATTGCCCAGGTTGTGTCCGCCGCGCACAAAGAACACCTGAACACAGCAGAGACCCTCGTGCGCCGCACAGGCGACGACGTCGGTATCGCCGTTCCCGGAGGTGATGCACTGCGGCTGCCGGACCTTTTGCAACTGGCCGATCTGGTCCCGGTAGCGCGCCGCACGTTCGAAATCGAGTGTCGCGGCGCTCCCTTCCATGCGCGCTGCCAGGTGCTCAATCACGCTCTGGTCGTGGCCCTCGAGAAACATGATGGCGTGCTCGACGTCCTCCTGATAGGACTTGGTATCGATCAATCCGACGCAAGGCGCGCTGCAGCGTTTGATCTGATACTGGAGACAGGGGCGGGTGCGATTGCGAAAGAAGGTGTCCTCACAGGGCCGCAGCAAGAACAGCTTTTGCAAAAGCTTGAGGCTCTGGCGTACGGCGCTGGCGCTCGGGAACGGGCCGAAGTAGCGGCCCTTGCCGCTCTGGGCCCCGCGATGAAAGCACAGCCGCGGGAACCCCTGATCGCCGGCGATATAGATATAAGGGTAGCTCTTGTCGTCTCGCAACACGATGTTGTAACGGGGTTTCAGCGCCTTGATAAGGTTGTTTTCGAGGATCAGGGCCTCGTTCTCCGTGTGTGTGACGGTGACTTCGACGGCCCGCACCTGAGCCAGCAGGGCCTCGGTCTTGGCGCCCAGACGGGCCGGGGAACGGTAATAGCTCGAGAGCCGCTTTCTCAGGTTTCGGGCCTTGCCGACATAGAGGACGGTGCCCTCCCCATCGAGCATGCGATACACCCCGCAGCGCGTAGGGAGCGTGGCACTCAGGGTCTTGCCGTCAAAATTACCGTCGGGCATATCCTGTCGATGACTCCGTGGGATCGCGACCTGATGAGTAGCGGGGCTCTGTGGACACGAACGCCAGGCGGCGATCCAAAGGCGTTGCCTCAGCCGTGAGCGCTCGTGATCGGCGGTATCTCGGCGGGGCGCTGCGAGTCTCGCAGCCATTCCCGAGAACGGGCCCCGATCAGCCGAAACGTCGTGGTGAACTCCTCGGGCCGGTCGATCATCCACTGCGCCAGCGTTTCCGGGCTCGTCCATCGGCCGTCCGCGATTTCTTCCGGGCACAGGACCAAGGGTCCGTCGGACCGGCATAGAAAAACCGCGACGAACTCCCAACCCGTATCGGGGCTCGCCTTCAGATACCCCACCTGGCAGAGCGGCGTGGCGAGTGGCAGCCCGATCTCCTCAGCAAGCTCGCGAACGGCGCAGGCGGCATAGCCTTCGCCACTCTGCACGTGTCCCGCGACCGATGTGTCCCAAAGTCCCGGGGCACATTCCTTCGACGTCGAGCGACGTTGTACGAAGACCTCACCATTGCTGTTCACGACCAGCACATGGGCGGCGCGGTGGCGTACCTGCCATCGGTGCACATCGTCCCGCCGCATCCGGCCCAAGACCCGATCGTCATCGTCGACCACGTCGAACAGCTCATGATCACCCTCCTTATTTATTGCTAGCGCATGCTGGGCAGGCTGGACATGATGGGCACGATCACTCATGGCATGATGACTCGGGACATTATCCCCCATGGTATTGCCGATCCCAACCGCGGCTCGTTTAAATTCCGCGGCGGGCATCGGGTGGGCTCGGCTGGCCCGGACCGGAACCCCTCAACTCCCGATCCTCCACGCCGTTAAACCGGTGTGGGCCTATCTGCAAGGATAGCCGTGGACCCCAGGACAAGGATTGTCTCATCAGCACATGGACATGCCAAAACCCCCTCAGCTTGGATGCCCCGTGCCGCTCACCCCGGCGGCCGTCGCCAAGCCGCCGATCCCGTCTCACGAGGTCCGTAGTCGCCGCGCCCATCTCGGGTATTCCGCTCCGGGATGTACGCGAGGCGTGGCGGTGGACTGGTCGCGGGTGGCCTTGTTCCGCGAGGCCATCGCCTCCGGCACCTACGAGCTCCGGCCCCTCCGGGTGGCGGGCAGCCTCATACGTTTCGAATCATCGCTGTACCTCCGCGGGCGACCCCACCCGATCACCCTGTCGCGTGGCGACTGCGGTGACTTCGCGTCGGCGGAGGACCTGTTGGACCGCGTCTACGAGCTGCTCTGCGAAGAGTCGAACTACCTTCGCGCGGATCTCCGGGAGTCGGCGCCCGGCGGGGGCCGGCAGCCAGAGGCTTCAGACGAAGCGCCGGCGAGCGGACTGCCGCAGGTACCG encodes:
- the pgsA gene encoding CDP-diacylglycerol--glycerol-3-phosphate 3-phosphatidyltransferase, translating into MNIPNSLTVVRIALIPIFMLVFYLPFPSANLATAVIFALGALTDWLDGYLARRLGQTSALGQFLDPVADKLMVAVVLVLLLQQDPSVWMALPAAIIIGREITVSALRERMAELGVRAKVAVSSLGKVKTTAQMIAIIMLLYRDPIGAVPTYTVGFLLLYLAAALTLWSMCAYIWVAWPELRGHRRQS
- a CDS encoding NUDIX domain-containing protein, with the translated sequence MSDRAHHVQPAQHALAINKEGDHELFDVVDDDDRVLGRMRRDDVHRWQVRHRAAHVLVVNSNGEVFVQRRSTSKECAPGLWDTSVAGHVQSGEGYAACAVRELAEEIGLPLATPLCQVGYLKASPDTGWEFVAVFLCRSDGPLVLCPEEIADGRWTSPETLAQWMIDRPEEFTTTFRLIGARSREWLRDSQRPAEIPPITSAHG
- a CDS encoding flagellar biosynthesis anti-sigma factor FlgM, which translates into the protein MPKPPQLGCPVPLTPAAVAKPPIPSHEVRSRRAHLGYSAPGCTRGVAVDWSRVALFREAIASGTYELRPLRVAGSLIRFESSLYLRGRPHPITLSRGDCGDFASAEDLLDRVYELLCEESNYLRADLRESAPGGGRQPEASDEAPASGLPQVPTAR
- the uvrC gene encoding excinuclease ABC subunit UvrC, with amino-acid sequence MPDGNFDGKTLSATLPTRCGVYRMLDGEGTVLYVGKARNLRKRLSSYYRSPARLGAKTEALLAQVRAVEVTVTHTENEALILENNLIKALKPRYNIVLRDDKSYPYIYIAGDQGFPRLCFHRGAQSGKGRYFGPFPSASAVRQSLKLLQKLFLLRPCEDTFFRNRTRPCLQYQIKRCSAPCVGLIDTKSYQEDVEHAIMFLEGHDQSVIEHLAARMEGSAATLDFERAARYRDQIGQLQKVRQPQCITSGNGDTDVVACAAHEGLCCVQVFFVRGGHNLGNRAYFPDHAGESRATAVLGAFLPQFYLAQYAERSVPPEVLVSHPLANGAVLAEVLSAQAGRKVAIHWRVRGERARFLEMAVQNAELCLSQRLASRSAQRRRLTALQLALGQTAEITRVECFDVSHTQGEAAVASCVVFGAEGPVKSAYRHFGIEGIAPGDDYGALRQALTRHYTRLLREGREPPDVLVIDGGRGQLTQALEVLHALDIHSITVIGIAKGPTRKPGLETLFVGPQMRVLPLCSDTDALHLIQQIRDEAHRFAITGHRRVRARDRRISPLERIDGVGHKRRKELLHFFGGLQGVMRAAVEDLCQVPGISTELAARIHRELHASA